One stretch of Streptomyces sp. 135 DNA includes these proteins:
- a CDS encoding single-stranded DNA-binding protein — translation MNETMVTVVGNVATTPVYRELPSGPVARFRLAVTARYFDAVKNTWNDGHTNFFTVWARRALGSNVQASLAVGEPVIVQGRLKVRDEERGGQHWTSADIDAQAIGHDLSRGTAAFRRVGRPDASLTDCPPLREPEPEPVG, via the coding sequence ATGAACGAGACGATGGTGACCGTGGTGGGGAACGTCGCGACGACACCGGTGTACCGGGAGTTGCCGTCGGGACCGGTGGCGCGGTTCCGGCTCGCGGTGACGGCGCGGTACTTCGACGCGGTGAAGAACACCTGGAACGACGGACACACCAACTTCTTCACCGTCTGGGCCAGGCGCGCGCTCGGCAGCAATGTGCAGGCATCGCTCGCGGTGGGCGAACCGGTCATCGTGCAGGGGCGGTTGAAGGTGCGCGACGAGGAGCGCGGAGGTCAGCACTGGACCTCGGCGGACATCGACGCGCAGGCCATCGGTCACGATCTGTCACGCGGGACCGCGGCGTTCCGGCGGGTGGGCAGGCCGGACGCGTCGCTGACGGACTGTCCGCCCCTGCGAGAGCCCGAACCGGAGCCGGTGGGCTGA